The DNA window CGCTGGGCGCTCGGTGCCGTGTTCGGTGCAGCTGCATTCGCGTTCGTGTGGGGACACTGGCGCTACGGCTCCGTGTTCGCGGCCTGGCAGGCGTTGCTCAAGGAAGACCGCGAGGGCGCCCGCAGGCTGCTCGCGGGTACTCCGCGCCCCGCGTTCCTCGCGCCCCGGCACCGCGCGTACTACCACTGGGTGAGGGGGCTGCTACTCGTGCACGAAAGGGAGACCGGAGCCGCGCGTGAGCACCTGGAAGCGGCGCTCGGAGGCCCGCTGCGCTCGAGCAGCAACGAGGCGCTGCTGCGGGCACAACTCGCGGAGCTGGAGATCGGGGCGGGCCGCTGGAGCGCTGCCGAGCGCCACCTGAGGGCCGCGCACGGAATGCGCGCCCGACCCGGAGTGGCGAGCATCCTCGAGGGTTTGGCCAAGGAACTGCGAGAGCGAGGAAAGCGCGAAGGCGACCGGACTTAGCGGACTAGTCCGCGGCGGTACCCGCCAGCGCATCGCCCAGGCGCCAGGCCGAGCGCGGGCCCTCGCGGGTTGATCGCTCGATGAACTCTCGCGCCTCGTCCGGCCTGAGCGCCGGCGCGATCATGTTTCCCTGAGCCTGCGGGGCGCCCAGCGCCCTCAGGAACCCCAGCTGCTCCGGCGTCTCCACGCCCTCCGCGATGACGCTCTTCCCGAGCTGCCCGGCGAGCGTGACGATGGCGTTCACGATCTCCCAGTTCACGCTCGATGTCGCCTCCCCCCCGCTGATGAACGAACGGTCGATCTTGAGCGCGTCGAAGGGAAAGCGCTGCAGGTAACTGAGAGACGAGTACCCGGTGCCGAAGTCGTCGATGCACACCGGTACGCCGGCTTGCTGGAGGCGCGCCAGTGCGACCGCGGTCGACTCCGCCTCGTCCATGGCCACGCTCTCGGTGATCTCGATCCTGAGATCCTCCGGGTGCAGGCCGCTGTCGGCCAGGATGCCCTCTATCCGCTCGGCCAGATCCGGCTGAGCCACCTGCCGGCCCGACATGTTCACGTGCATGCTCAGCACGGGTCCCGACAGGTGGAATTCCTCCTTCCACCTCCGTAGCTGGTCGCACGCCTGCTCGAGGACCGACCAGCCCATCGGGACGATGAGCCCCGTCTCCTCGGCCAGGTCGATGAACTCGCCCGGCCCGACTTCCCCGCCGTCCTTCACCTGCCAGCGGACGAGCGCCTCGAAGCCCACCAGAGCGCCCGAATCGATGTCGACGATGGGCTGGTAGCGCACGCCGAACTCGCCGTTGTCCACCGCCCTGCGCAGGTCGGCCTCCAGCTTGAGTTGATCCATCGCGGCCGCGTGCATCTGACGATCGAAGACCTGATAGCGGCCCACGCCCTGGTCCTTGGCCCGGTACATGGCGGTGTCGGCGTCGCGCAGGACGTCCAGCGGCTCTTCGTATTCGGTCCAACTCAGCGCTATTCCGGTGCTCGCGCTGATCCCGATCTCATGGCCGGCCAGGGTGATGGGCGCGGCCAGCACTTCGCCGATCCGATCGGCCACGCGCGTGGCGTCGCTCAGGTCGTGGACGTCGTTCACCAAGATCGCGAACTCGTCTCCGCCCAGCCGCGCGACGGTGTCTTCGTCGCGGGTCACTCCGCGTAGGCGCTCGGCGACTTCCTCCAGCAACAGGTCTCCCTGCAGGTGCCCCAGGCTGTCGTTGACCACCTTGAAGCGATCGAGGTCGAGGAAGAGGACCGCGAACTCGATCCGGTCGTGCCGCCGCCGGTGCTTGATCGCCTGCTTCAGGCGATCGAGGAATAGCGCACGGTTGGGCAAGCCGGTGAGGTCGTCGTGGAGCGCGTCGTGTCGGAGCCGCTGCTCGCGCGCCTTGCGCTCGGTGATGTCGCGCAGCACCACCTGCACGGAGTCACGGCCCCGAACACGGGCGCGCGTAGTCACCGCGTCCACGTCCACGGCTCCGTCCGGGTGCGCTATGGTCGCCTCGACCGACCTCGTGGTGGTTTCGCCGTCGTCGTCGGCCTCCGCCAGCACCTCCCCCGCGGCGAGCAGCTCGGGGGGAAGGAGATCGATCACCGGACGCCCGACCAACTGTGCTCCCGCCGACTGGAACAACTCGCCGGCCGCGGCGTTGGCGAATTCGACGACGCCATCGGCGTGCACCAGCACCGGCGCCGGGGACTGTTCCATCAGCGCCCGGTAGCGCTCCTCGGACTGCCGCAGCTCGGCCGCGCGCCGACCGACTTCCCGCCGCAGAGTGGCGAGCCACAAGAGCATCGCCGCCAGGACCACCACGGCCGCATACAGGACCCGGTCGTCCACGCCGCGCCGCGCGGGGATCACGGCGATGTCACCAGGGCCCCGTGCGTGTAGCCGGTAGCCGCTGTCGTGCGGAGGGTCCAAGTCCTCCTGGCCGACGTTCCCCACGACCTCCACGATCATGCCCTCCGACACGTCGACGGGAGCCGGGAACGAGGAGGGCAGCAAAACGGGCACCTCGAGCCCGGACTCCGAGGTCAGGATGAGGGCCCGTCCGAGCTCCGTCTCGCGCCAGCCGGCGACGCGCGCGCGCACGTGCATCAGGCGTCCTTCGAACGGCTCGCTCAGCGCCTCCAGCTCCACGTGCTCGGGGACGGGAGGACGCCGCTCCCTCGCCGCTACGCGATACCCTAGCACGTTCAGCCCGCTCGCGCCGTCGGCGAAGCCGAGGACGCCGTAGGCTTCGACCAGATCACCCTCCACGACCGGCTCACCCCTGGGTCCTCCGGTGAGCAGCAGGCCGTGACGTGGACCCTGGATGAACACGTGCATCGTGCGTCTGGTGACCACCCCGAGACCGACGGACGCACGACCGGACACGGTAACGGTATCCCCCTGACGGTCCGGGATCAGGTCTCCGTCGTCGTCTCGGAGAACCGCCGAAAGCGACTCTCCGGGAGGCCACTCGGAACGCTCCAGGGGAGCGTCGGGCTCGCGCTCAGCGGTCGAATCCGCCTCCTGGCCCAACGCTCCTGCCGGAGCGGCGAGTACGGCCATCACGACCAGGAAGCGGATTGAGATGCGCGTCAAGAGCACGGTTGCTATAGGCGAGTCCGAGGTGAGCGGTCGCGGTCCGGGGGAGGACGGACTTGCCGCTGGAGTAGGGAAGGTACTACCGGCTGGATGCTGCCCAGTCAAGAGAATCGCGGCGCTTAACGACCTTCGGGAACGGGGAGTCCAGATGGGTGAACGGAAGGTAGAAACCACATGGGCGCGCGTTCCCGCCAGCACGCGTGGCCCATTCGAGAGAGGAATCCGAAGATGAAACTAGGAAAAGCGCTTGTGGTGGGAGCATTCGTTGCCCTGCTGCTACCGGCGACGGGCTCCGCGCAGCGCGGCCCGCGCGGAATGCACGGGCAGCGTCAGGCCGGCACCCCCATGGAGCGGCTCCTGGAGCACCGCGACGAGTTGGGCCTGTCCGACGAACAGGTGCTGGAGATGGAGCGGCTGCGGGACGAGTTGCGCGCCGAGAACGCGCCTTACCGGGAGCGAATCGAGGCCGTCCGCGAGGAATTGGGACTGGCCCTGGATCGGAGTGGGTCGGGGCCGCCCAGCGATGAGGAACGGGCCAAGCTCCACGACTTCCGCCAGAGGACCCGCGACGACATGCGCGCGATGATGGACAATTCTCGGGCCGGGATGGACGCCGCCCGCGAGCTCCTCACCGACGATCAGCGTGAGAGCGCGCGCGATTTGATGCGAGCGGGGGCGCGGCACCAGGGCCGGCGGGGCATGCGCGGAAGCCGTGGAGCGGGCCACGAAGGTAAGGGCGAGATGCACCGCGAGCGGCGCCGCACCTAGGGAATCGCGTCGACCGAACCCGTCACGTGCAGGACATCGCCTGGAGCGGGGTTGCCCGTAGCCCCCCGGATCAGCGTCAGGGTCAGCGTCGCCACGATGCCATCGCCCACGCGCTCGCTCACGTCCAGCGCTCCCGAGTTGGGGGCGAAGGCCTCTCCCTGGAAAAACAGGGATGCGTCCAGGGTCGGCTGCTCCTCGGCGATGTCCAGCTGGTGGATCCCAGGACCCGGCGGCCCGCCCGAGCGAGTGAGCACCAGAGCCTCGCTCGAGAGCGGCGCCGCCGCCAGTCGTAGAATCCAGGTAGGCACCCCCGTATCGCCGTCGACGTTCAGGATCACCTCGGGCACGCCGTCGAAGACCGTATCGAGCGTACCGGTGAGCTGAAGCTGGAAGGTGGTGGCGGGCGCGGGAGCCGGTGGATCCGGATCCGTCGGCGCCCGATCGGTGCACGCGGCCGCGAGAACGAGCGCGCCGATCAGACTCGGTGCGACCCCGCGGGCCGTCACTCGGCCATCCACGCCAGCCCCCACGCACCGGGTCCCGTATGGGTCGCGATTACCGGGGTCACCGGCCCCGTGAGAACCTCCGCGTCTTCTCCGTAGCGTGCGCGGATCGCCGCCGACGCCTCCTCCAGGATCTCCGGGTAGGCCATGTGCACGACGCCGAAGCGAACCTTGTCGGCGTCGGCCGGCACCCGCTCGGCCAGTAGATCCACCATCTTCCGGAGCACGTTGGCGCGCCCCCGCACCTTGCCGGCCGGTTGCACCACGCCGTCCGCGCCCACCTCCAGGATGGGCTTGATGTCGAGCAGCGAACCGAGCAGCGCCCGGCCGCGGCTCACGCGCCCGGATGCGATCAGGCGATCGAACGTGTCCACCGTGAACATGACGCCGCTGCGCGCGCGTATGGCCTCCAGACGCTCCTTGATTTCAGCGGGCGGTAGCGCGGCCTCCGCCAGCTCCGCCGCGCGCAACGCCAGCAGCCCCTGCATGAGCGAGGCTCCGCCCGAATCGACCAGCGTGATGGGAGCCCCCTCGAACCGCTGCGCCGCAGCTTCGGCCGAAGCGTACGTGCCCGAGAGGCGTGATCCCAGCGCCACGACGACCAGCTCCTCCCCCTCTTCAGCCGCTTCGCCGTACGCGCGCAGGAACGACGCGGGCGTCGGCTGCGAGGTGCTCGGGTGATCACCGGCCACGACGCGCTCGGCGAACGTGTCTGAATCGATCTCTACGCGATCCTTGAGCGCGCCCTCTTCGAACACGAGCTGGAGCGGGACCAGGTGAATGCCGTGCGCGCGCACCTGTTCGTCGGGCAGGTCGCACGCGGTGTCGGTCACGATCACCACGGGGCGACGGGCCAGGCCGCTGTCCCCGGAAGCCCGACCGATCGCCTCGTGCTGCGCGCGCATGTCCTCGGCCTTGTGGGTCACCAGCCTGCCGGCTTCGCGCAGCCAGGCAAAGACGACCTCGGGCTCGTCGGTGTGGATGTGGACCTTGAGCAGGTTGCCGGTGGAGATCACCACCATGCTGTCGCCGATGCGGCCGAGCGCGTCCCGGACCGCCTGCGACCCGGGCAACCCCTCGCCGCGCACGAGCGCCTCGGTGCAGAAGCGGTAGCGCTCCGAGTCGCCGTACTCCACCTCGCCGGAGACGATGGGCCCGGGGGAGAAATCCTCCTTGGGCGGGAGGATGGGATCTCCGTTCACGTACGCCGCGATTCCCTCCAGCAACGCCACGAAGCCCTTCGCGCCGGCGTCCACGACGCCCGCCTTGCGCAACACGGGGAGAAGCTCTGGCGTGCGCGCGAGCGTCTGCCGCGTGCGCTCGAGGATGCGCTGGAGCAGCGGATAGAAGTCCCTTTCCTGCCCCTCTTCGGCGGCCTCCGCGCTCGCCCTCATCACCGTGATGATGGTGCCTTCTACCGGCGTCTCGAGCGCGCCGTACACGTGATCCACGCCCGCGCGCAACGCGCGCGCGAAGTCCTGCGAGCTCACCTCTTCGCGGTCGCCGATGCCGTCGGCGAAGCCGAGCAGGAAGTGTGACAGGATCATGCCGCAGTTGCCACGGGCGCCGAGTATGCCGGCTTCGGCCGCGCGGCTGGCCACGTCGCCGACGGCCGCCGCGCGCTCGCGCCGCAGGCCATCGCTGATCGAGCGGAGGGTGAGCGCGAGGTTGGTACCCGTGTCCCCGTCGGGCACGGGGAACACGTTGATGCGGTTCAACTCACCGCGCGAGCGCTGCCCGTACTCGCAGGCCGCCAGCAGGCCGCGGCGGAGGCGGGGTCCATCCAGATAGCCGATCTTCGTCAATCAATCTCTCCCAGCGCTCGGCCTAGCGGGGTCGCAGAAAACCCTTCAGGAGCTGTCCGCCGATGTCGTCCATGACCGACCCATCGCCGTCGCGGTCCAGCATGTTGGTCAGCAACCCGCCCAGAGCGGAGTCGCCGGAAACCATGTCGTCCCGCTCGCGGCCGAGGCGACCCGCGATGTCCGCGGCGCCGAGGTTCTCCTGCCTGCGCATGCGCCCCAGCGCGCCCATTACGACGGGAGCGAGCATGGCCATGAGCTTGGTCACCTGGTCCGGCTGCAGGCCGCTCGCCCGGCCGACTCCATGCCGCACGGCCGGCTGACGACCGCCGAACATGTGCCCCAGGATCTTCCCGCCTTCGGCGACGGTCGAGCCCCCGGTCAGGCCGCTGAGCAGGTTGTCCAGTAGGGAGCCATCGTGGTCCTTCGCCAGCGCGCGATCCAGCGACTCCGCTCCGTCCGGCTGCTGTGCGTTGCGCGCCAGCGAGCCCAGAAGGAGAGGCAGCGCAGCCGCGATGGCGCCCTCGGTGGCGCCCGAATCGGCCCCTATCTCGCGGCTCATCCGGTTCACGACCTCGCCGCTCATCTGGCGGGTAATAACGTCCAACAGTTGTGACATCGATCTCTCCCAGGGAGCCGTGGCGGGTTTCAGAACATAACGGGACCGCGATTGCGGTTGCCAGCGAACACGAGGCCGTTCGGCTCGCCGCAGGGATCTCGGCCGCCGGCGGCCGGGGCGCGCCACCACTCGCAACCACTGGAGCAACGCGCTCGCGCGCGATAGACTTGCAGGAGCTTTTTTGCGCGTAGGACGCGCGACCCCCTGGGGGTCGCGGCGGTCCGTACGCGGGCCCCCTGGCATGGGCCATGGATTCACTTCAGGTGCTGGAACAGGAGCCATCATGAGAGACCGGAGACTCCCCGCTCCGCGAACTCGGCGCGCGCTCGCGCTCGCCGCGTTCACCCTGCTGCCGGCCGGGCCGGCGCTCGGGCAGGCCGCGACCGCCGACCTGACGTACCCCCAGACACAGCGCGGCGACCTGATCGAGGACTATCACGGCACGTCGGTGCTGGCGCCGTACCGCTGGCTGGAGGACTCCGACTCTCCCGACGTCGGCGACTGGGTGAACGCCCAGAACGACGTGACCTTCGCGTATCTGGAGTCGCTGCCGTATCGCGAAGAGATCGAGACCCGCCTGACCGAGCTGTGGGACTACGAGCGATTCGGCACTCCGTGGAAGGAAGGCGGCCGCTACTTCTTCTTCAAGAACGACGGCCTCCAGAATCAATCGGTGCTCTACGTGCAGGAGTCCCTCGAAGACGAGCCGCGGGTCCTGGTGGACCCCAACGGCCTCTCGGAGGACGGCACCGTCGCGCTGGCGGGCAGCTTCGTGTCGCCCGATGGCCGCTACCTGGCGTACTCGCTGAACACCAGCGGATCCGACTGGCGGGAGTTCAAGCTCCGTGACATCGAAACGGGCGAGGACCTGCCGGATCACCTGGAGTGGGCGAAGTTCACCGGCGCCAGCTGGACGAAGGACTCGCAGGGTTTCTTCTACGCCCGCTACCCGGCTGCCGAGGAAGGCAGCGATCGCCTGACCGAGGCGAACTCCAACCAGATGATCTACTACCATCGGGTCGGAACTCCGCAGGCCGAGGACGTGCTCGTACACGCCGATCGCAGCAACCCGCAGTGGCTCTTCGGGGCCGGGACGACCGAGGACGGCCGCTTCCTGATCCTGACCGTGCGCGAGGGCAGCAGCTCGTCGAACCGCCTCTGGATCCGCGACCTGGGCGACCCGATGGCGCCGGACCTGGACGGGCCGCTGCTGCGCCTGATGGACGACAACGACGCGCGCTACTCGGTGGTCCACAACGGCGGCCCGGTGTTCTACATCCGCACGGACCTGGACGCCCCCCGGGGCCGCCTGATCGAGGTGGACCTGCGCAAGCCGGGCAAGCACCTCTGGCGCACCATCATTCCGGAGTCCGAGGATCTGCTCGAGAGCGTAACACCGGTGGGCGGCCGTTTCCTCGCGCGTTACCTGCACGACGCCCATGGCCGCGTGGCGGCGTACGAAATGGACGGCACGCCGGCGGGCGACCTCGACCTCCCGACCATCGGCTCGGTGGGTGGCCTGTCCGGCGACGAGGAGGACACGGAGCTGTTCTACTCCTTCTCTTCGTTCCTGTATCCGACGACCATCTTCCGGCACGACCTGGCGACGGGGGCGACCGAGGTGTTCAAGGCCCCGGACGTGGACTTCGACCCGTCCGGATACGTCACGAAGCAGGTCTTCTACGAGTCGAAGGACGGCACTCAGGTGCCGATGTTCATCACGCACCGGGCGGAGCTCGCCCTGGACGGACAGAATCCATCGTACCTGTACGGCTATGGCGGCTTCAACATCTCGCTGCGTCCCAGCTTCTCGCTGTCCAACCTGGTCTGGCTGGAGATGGGCGGAGTGTACGCCCAGCCTACGCTTCGCGGCGGCGGCGAGTACGGCGAGGAGTGGCACCAGGCGGGTACCAAGGAGCGAAAGCAGAACGTCTTCGACGACTTCATCGCCGCCGCCGAGTATCTGATCGATGAGGGCTACACGCGGTCGGACAAGCTAGCGATCGGAGGGGGGTCGAACGGGGGACTTCTGGTGGGCGCGGCGATGACTCAGAGGCCCGAGCTATTCGCCGCCGCGCTCCCCGCCGTGGGCGTGATGGACATGCTCCGGTTCCACAAGTTCACCATCGGCTGGGCGTGGGTGTCGGACTACGGCTCCTCGGACGATCCCGAAGGTTTCGACTACCTGCGTGCGTATTCGCCGCTGCACAACCTGACCGCGGGCGTGTGCTATCCGGCCACGCTGGTGACGACCGCCGATCACGACGATCGCGTGGTCCCGGCGCACTCGTTCAAGTTCGCGGCGCAGCTACAGGCCGCGCAGGGGTGCGGCAACCCCGCGGTTATCCGCATCGAGACCAAAGCCGGCCACGGCGCCGGCAAGCCGACGAGCAAGAGAATCGAGGAGGCGGCCGACAAGTGGGCCTTCGCGCTCGCCAACATGTCCGCCAATCCGATCCTGCCGTAGACGGCTTCGGACCCTGGCCGAATCCGGGCCACTCGATCCCGCGACGCCCGCACCGTGCCTGCCGGCGCGGTGCGGGCGCTCGCGCTGAGGCGGGGCGGGCAATGGGTCCGGCCGCCGGATGAGCCTGATCACCGAGCACCTGGCGCTCTTCTTCATCACGCTCGGTTACGGCGTGGCGAGTGGCTTCATCCCGATATTCAACGCGGAGCTGTACGTCATAGGCGGGGCGGCCCTGAGCGGGCGCGCGGGGACGGCGGCGGTGGTGATCGCCATGACGCTCGGGCAGATGATCGGCAAGGTTCTGCTCTACTACGCCGGCCGCGGCGCCATCCGGATGCCCCTGCGCCAGTCGCACCGGGAGAAGCTGGAACTCGCGAGCGAGCGCCTGGATAATTCCCGTCTCGGTACGGCGCCGTTCCTTTTCGTGAGCGCGGCCACGGGCTGGCCGCCCTTCTACGTCGTCTCCATTCTGGCCGGCATGCTGCGCCTGGGGTTCTGGATGTTCTTGACTACGGGCTTCCTCGGGCGGCTGATCCGCTTCGCGGTCATAGCGTTGTTTCCCCAGCTGCTCGTGGGTGGATGACGTCGTACGCGGACGGGGAACGATTTCGCCTGTTGCTTGGATCCGCCGCCTTCTTCCAGGCTTTTCAACGCGACGCGGCGGGCGCCGCGCGACGCGTGTGGGTGCAGACGCTGTCCTTCGAAGGTGACGCGGGCGAGGGGCTGACGGAGCTGTTCGAATCCTGCGGCGCTCCGGATCGCCGGCTGATCGTCGACGACTTCAATCGCTGGACGCAGACCGATCGCTTCGTCGTGCTGCCCCACAACCTCCTCGATCCGGCGTTGCGCCGGCACGTCGCACGGACCCGCTCGTTGGAGGCGAGAATCCGGGCCTCCGGGGCCCAACTCAGATACGTGAACGACGCCGGGCTGCTCAAGCTCAGGGCCGCCTTCCGCAACCACAAGAAAATCCTCATCGTAGATGATCATGTGGCCTACGTCGGCGGCATCAACTTCAGCGATCACAACTTCGCCTGGCACGACATGATGATCCGTATCGAGGACCCCGCCATCGTCGCGCTGCTCGTTCGTGACGTAGAGCGGACCTGGAACGGGCAGGACGTGGGCGTCAGCGAGAGCTTCCCGGGCATGGACATGATCCTGCTCGACGGCAACGACAACGGCCGCTGGTTCGACCCCGTGATGGCGATCCTGGAGCGCGCACGCCGCTCGATCCGCATTCAGAGCCCATACATCAGCATGCCGTTCACGGATGTGCTGGCGCGCGCCTCGGCCCGGGGCGTGGACGTGAGCATCATCGGCGCGGGGCAAACGAACCGCGAGTACCTCAATCGATACATCCGCTGGGAATCCTGGCGGCACGGCTTCGAGCTCCGCTTCATCCCCGAGATGACGCACATGAAGGCCATGGTGGTGGACGACGAGGTGCTGATCGCCGGATCCGCCAATTTCGACCACCTGAGCTACCACGTGCTCCAGGAGGTCATCACGATCGTCCGCGACCCTGGCCTTGTGGCCGACTTCGAGCGGCTGATCTGGCACCCGGACTACGCACGCGCGACCGCGCCCACGCTGGCCGATGATCCGGGCGGGGAGGCGCTCCGCCGGCGCATCGACCGCGTCTCTCGATTCCTGGTGATGGTGGGCGGCGGGTGAGGGGCGCACGGAAGCTCCCCAGGGCGGCGGATCTGCTCGCGCTCACCAAGCCGGGCATCACGCGCATGGTCCTGCTCACGTCGGGCGTGGGGTTCTTTCTGGGCAGCGGGGACCTGATCGACGCGCGTCGGCTGCTGCACGCGCTGATCGGCATCGCGCTCATCGCGTCCGGCTCCAACGCGCTCAATCAGGTGGTGGAACGCGACCCGGACGCGCGCATGCATCGAACGCGCGGGCGGCCGCTGCCCGCGGGCCGGCTGACCACTCGCCAGGCCGCCATCTTCGCCGGCCTGGCTTCGGCGCTCGGCGTCGCGTACCTGGCCGTATTCGTCAACGGCGTGACCGCGGCCGTCGTGGCGGCGACGCTCCTCAGCTATATCCTGGTCTATACACCGCTCAAGCGGCTCACGAGCTTCAACACGCTGGTGGGCGCGATCCCCGGCGCGCTGCCCATCGTGGCGGGCTGGACCGCGGCCGGGGCGGCGCTGGATGTGCGCGCGCTGTCGCTGTTCGCGGTGCTCTACTTCTGGCAGATCCCACACTTTCTGGCGCTGGCCTACCTGTACCGCGAGGATTACCTGCGCGGCGGCTTCGTGATGCTCGGACGGGACGACCCGCGCGGTGGCGCCACGGGCCGGCAGGCGGCGCTGTACGCGTTGGGACTCGTGCCGGTCGCGCTGCTGCCGTCGCTTTCCGGCGCAACGGGAAGCTTCTACTTCTTCGGCGCGCTCGCCGCCGGCTTGGTCTTTCTCGCCCTGACCTTGCCGCTGGCGTTTTTGCCCACGGCCACCTCCGCGCGCCGCGTCTTCTTCGGCTCGGTGATTCATCTGCCCGTGCTGCTCGTACTCATGGTCGCGGACCGCACCTTCTGGCAGTGAGCGACGACGTGTCGGACAACGGAGGAAGCGTGCGCGACATCGAAGAGCAGCAGGTGGGCGACCTCAGGATCAGGATCGACCGCGCCCTGTGCGTGGGATTCGAGGACTGCGTCGAGGACCGCCCCGCTCTCTTTCGACTGGACGACGACGGCATCTGCACCTTCGTTGACGACCCGGATGTCGCCGCCACCGACACCACGATCGCCACCTGCGAGGCGTGCCCTGTTGACGCCCTGGAGGTTTTCGACGCCGCGGGCCGCAAGATCGTCTGAACCGGACGTGCCATGATCGAGCGCCGCATACGAACCTACGCCGAAGTGGCCCACGAAACGGGCTCGGGGATCCTGGAGCAAGTAGAGGCCCAGGGGGCCCGCCTGGCTAGACGCCTCGCCGACATCGAGCGGCTGGTGATAGTGGCGAGCGGCAAGGGCGGTGTCGGCAAGAGCCTGGTCGCAGCGAACCTGGCGGTGGCCCTGGCCCAGGAAGGCCTCGCGGTGGGCGCCGCCGACGCGGACCTGAACGGGCCCTCGCTCGGCCGCATGCTGGGGGTCACCGGCGCCAGGCTCGAGGTCGGCGAGGACGGGGTGGTGCCGGCTGTGGGCGCGGGCGGAGTCCGCGTGGTGTCGATGGATCTCCTGCTCGCCTCCGACGACGCCCCTCTGCGCTGGCGTGAGCCGGAGCAGGCGGGCTTCGCCTGGCAGAGCGTGCTGGAGACCGGCGCCCTGCGCGAATTCCTGTCCGACACGAACTGGGGCAAGCTGGACGCGCTCGTGGTGGACCTGCCTCCGGGCACCGACAAGCTCCAGCGCATGCTGCAGCTCGTCCCCGACCCCAGCGCCGTAGTCCTCGTGACGACTCCCACCGAGGTCACGCGCTTCGTGGTCGGCAAGTCCATCGCTCTGGTCAGGGAAGGTTGGGCGCGGCGCCTGGGGTTGGTGGCCAACATGGCGGGCCACCGCTGCGAACACTGCGACAAGGAGACGTCCATCTTCGACCCCG is part of the Gemmatimonadota bacterium genome and encodes:
- a CDS encoding EAL domain-containing protein, with product MTRISIRFLVVMAVLAAPAGALGQEADSTAEREPDAPLERSEWPPGESLSAVLRDDDGDLIPDRQGDTVTVSGRASVGLGVVTRRTMHVFIQGPRHGLLLTGGPRGEPVVEGDLVEAYGVLGFADGASGLNVLGYRVAARERRPPVPEHVELEALSEPFEGRLMHVRARVAGWRETELGRALILTSESGLEVPVLLPSSFPAPVDVSEGMIVEVVGNVGQEDLDPPHDSGYRLHARGPGDIAVIPARRGVDDRVLYAAVVVLAAMLLWLATLRREVGRRAAELRQSEERYRALMEQSPAPVLVHADGVVEFANAAAGELFQSAGAQLVGRPVIDLLPPELLAAGEVLAEADDDGETTTRSVEATIAHPDGAVDVDAVTTRARVRGRDSVQVVLRDITERKAREQRLRHDALHDDLTGLPNRALFLDRLKQAIKHRRRHDRIEFAVLFLDLDRFKVVNDSLGHLQGDLLLEEVAERLRGVTRDEDTVARLGGDEFAILVNDVHDLSDATRVADRIGEVLAAPITLAGHEIGISASTGIALSWTEYEEPLDVLRDADTAMYRAKDQGVGRYQVFDRQMHAAAMDQLKLEADLRRAVDNGEFGVRYQPIVDIDSGALVGFEALVRWQVKDGGEVGPGEFIDLAEETGLIVPMGWSVLEQACDQLRRWKEEFHLSGPVLSMHVNMSGRQVAQPDLAERIEGILADSGLHPEDLRIEITESVAMDEAESTAVALARLQQAGVPVCIDDFGTGYSSLSYLQRFPFDALKIDRSFISGGEATSSVNWEIVNAIVTLAGQLGKSVIAEGVETPEQLGFLRALGAPQAQGNMIAPALRPDEAREFIERSTREGPRSAWRLGDALAGTAAD
- a CDS encoding Spy/CpxP family protein refolding chaperone; translation: MKLGKALVVGAFVALLLPATGSAQRGPRGMHGQRQAGTPMERLLEHRDELGLSDEQVLEMERLRDELRAENAPYRERIEAVREELGLALDRSGSGPPSDEERAKLHDFRQRTRDDMRAMMDNSRAGMDAARELLTDDQRESARDLMRAGARHQGRRGMRGSRGAGHEGKGEMHRERRRT
- a CDS encoding DegV family protein; this translates as MTKIGYLDGPRLRRGLLAACEYGQRSRGELNRINVFPVPDGDTGTNLALTLRSISDGLRRERAAAVGDVASRAAEAGILGARGNCGMILSHFLLGFADGIGDREEVSSQDFARALRAGVDHVYGALETPVEGTIITVMRASAEAAEEGQERDFYPLLQRILERTRQTLARTPELLPVLRKAGVVDAGAKGFVALLEGIAAYVNGDPILPPKEDFSPGPIVSGEVEYGDSERYRFCTEALVRGEGLPGSQAVRDALGRIGDSMVVISTGNLLKVHIHTDEPEVVFAWLREAGRLVTHKAEDMRAQHEAIGRASGDSGLARRPVVIVTDTACDLPDEQVRAHGIHLVPLQLVFEEGALKDRVEIDSDTFAERVVAGDHPSTSQPTPASFLRAYGEAAEEGEELVVVALGSRLSGTYASAEAAAQRFEGAPITLVDSGGASLMQGLLALRAAELAEAALPPAEIKERLEAIRARSGVMFTVDTFDRLIASGRVSRGRALLGSLLDIKPILEVGADGVVQPAGKVRGRANVLRKMVDLLAERVPADADKVRFGVVHMAYPEILEEASAAIRARYGEDAEVLTGPVTPVIATHTGPGAWGLAWMAE
- a CDS encoding DUF937 domain-containing protein; translation: MSQLLDVITRQMSGEVVNRMSREIGADSGATEGAIAAALPLLLGSLARNAQQPDGAESLDRALAKDHDGSLLDNLLSGLTGGSTVAEGGKILGHMFGGRQPAVRHGVGRASGLQPDQVTKLMAMLAPVVMGALGRMRRQENLGAADIAGRLGRERDDMVSGDSALGGLLTNMLDRDGDGSVMDDIGGQLLKGFLRPR
- a CDS encoding prolyl oligopeptidase family serine peptidase, with the protein product MRDRRLPAPRTRRALALAAFTLLPAGPALGQAATADLTYPQTQRGDLIEDYHGTSVLAPYRWLEDSDSPDVGDWVNAQNDVTFAYLESLPYREEIETRLTELWDYERFGTPWKEGGRYFFFKNDGLQNQSVLYVQESLEDEPRVLVDPNGLSEDGTVALAGSFVSPDGRYLAYSLNTSGSDWREFKLRDIETGEDLPDHLEWAKFTGASWTKDSQGFFYARYPAAEEGSDRLTEANSNQMIYYHRVGTPQAEDVLVHADRSNPQWLFGAGTTEDGRFLILTVREGSSSSNRLWIRDLGDPMAPDLDGPLLRLMDDNDARYSVVHNGGPVFYIRTDLDAPRGRLIEVDLRKPGKHLWRTIIPESEDLLESVTPVGGRFLARYLHDAHGRVAAYEMDGTPAGDLDLPTIGSVGGLSGDEEDTELFYSFSSFLYPTTIFRHDLATGATEVFKAPDVDFDPSGYVTKQVFYESKDGTQVPMFITHRAELALDGQNPSYLYGYGGFNISLRPSFSLSNLVWLEMGGVYAQPTLRGGGEYGEEWHQAGTKERKQNVFDDFIAAAEYLIDEGYTRSDKLAIGGGSNGGLLVGAAMTQRPELFAAALPAVGVMDMLRFHKFTIGWAWVSDYGSSDDPEGFDYLRAYSPLHNLTAGVCYPATLVTTADHDDRVVPAHSFKFAAQLQAAQGCGNPAVIRIETKAGHGAGKPTSKRIEEAADKWAFALANMSANPILP
- a CDS encoding VTT domain-containing protein → MSLITEHLALFFITLGYGVASGFIPIFNAELYVIGGAALSGRAGTAAVVIAMTLGQMIGKVLLYYAGRGAIRMPLRQSHREKLELASERLDNSRLGTAPFLFVSAATGWPPFYVVSILAGMLRLGFWMFLTTGFLGRLIRFAVIALFPQLLVGG